In a single window of the Arachis hypogaea cultivar Tifrunner chromosome 6, arahy.Tifrunner.gnm2.J5K5, whole genome shotgun sequence genome:
- the LOC112695914 gene encoding amino acid transporter ANT1, with protein MVNLDTGTVSQQLLEPHHSTKASKLQTLGNIIVSVVGTGVLGLPFAFRIAGWVAGSLGVAIVGVATYYCMLLLVTCRRKLSSEELLVEAITYGDLGYRSFGTSGRYMTEILILLAQSGGSVAYLVFIGQNLQSVFQSYGFAMSSFIFMLVPVEIGLSWIGSLSALAPFSIFADVCNVLAIGIVVKEDIQQILQGEFSFGQRTTITSNIGGLPFAAGMAVFCFEGFGMTLALENSMRDKSKFPRLLAQTFSGISFVYILFGFCGYMAFGEETRDIVTLNLPRDWSSLAVQVGLCMGLVFTFPIMLHPINEIIEGKYKIGRRENDESARVGKIAIYISRAVVVVVLAVLASFVPEFGVFASFVGSTICSMMSFVLPATFHLKLFGPSLSTWQKALDFIVLLCGLFFAIYGTYNTVVGV; from the exons ATGGTGAATCTTGACACCGGAACCGTGTCACAACAACTTTTGgagcctcatcattcaaccaAAGCTTCAAAGCTTCAAACTTTGGGGAACATCATAGTCTCTGTTGTTGGAACTGGAGTTCTAGGTCTCCCCTTTGCTTTTCGGATCGCTGGATGGGTTGCTGGGTCGCTTGGTGTTGCAATCGTCGGCGTAGCCACCTACTATTGCATGCTCCTCCTT GTTACGTGCAGACGGAAGTTGTCTTCAGAAGAACTACTAGTGGAAGCAATAACTTATGGAGACCTGGGTTATAGGAGCTTTGGAACCTCGGGTCGCTATATGACAGAGATTTTGATTTTGCTGGCACAAAGTGGAGGATCGGTTGCATATTTGGTATTTATTGGACAAAATCTCCAATCTGTATTCCAAAGCTATGGATTTGCGATGAGCAGCTTTATATTTATGTTAGTGCCAGTTGAAATTGGATTGTCGTGGATAGGCAGCTTATCTGCTCTAGCACCTTTTAGCATTTTTGCTGATGTTTGCAATGTCCTAGCCATTGGAATTGTGGTGAAGGAAGACATACAACAGATCCTACAGGGTGAATTTTCGTTTGGACAAAGGACGACAATCACATCCAACATTGGGGGATTGCCATTTGCAGCAGGCATGGCGGTTTTTTGTTTTGAGGGTTTTGGAATGACACTAGCCCTAGAGAATTCTATGCGGGATAAATCCAAATTCCCAAGATTGCTGGCTCAAACTTTTAGTGGGATTTCATTTGTATACATTCTTTTTGGGTTTTGTGGTTACATGGCTTTTGGGGAAGAAACCAGAGACATTGTGACTCTCAACCTCCCTAGAGATTGGTCATCTCTTGCAGTACAG GTAGGATTATGTATGGGGCTTGTATTCACATTCCCAATCATGTTACATCCAATTAATGAGATTATTGAAGGTAAATACAAAATCGGCCGGAGGGAAAATGATGAATCGGCAAGAGTAGGAAAGATTGCGATATACATCAGCCGTGCAGTGGTGGTGGTTGTGCTTGCAGTCTTGGCTTCTTTCGTGCCAGAATTTGGCGTGTTTGCATCATTTGTGGGCAGTACTATATGTTCAATGATGTCATTTGTATTGCCAGCCACATTTCACCTAAAACTGTTTGGCCCTTCTCTAAGCACTTGGCAGAAAGCCTTGGATTTTATTGTGTTACTCTGTGGATTATTCTTTGCTATTTATGGCACTTACAACACAGTGGTTGGAGTTTGA
- the LOC112695915 gene encoding uncharacterized protein — protein MAKTKASRTGKVPGKKGGTSHSPDSDNQHVDGDWIIVKKQIVNILVSAAPCSKRNLMASPGPKDMHPMPPETASNHMQLPMETSTVYPSGNEPENTSLLTAPKEILDVRSGPPSIPKATSVKQPRVVNRINSQNPHQVSLMKSPKLLGLSNTSKAIKQPRTFLAPRRSCNLVISLNQGLRASNLERKLERAGGLTQWLTSLGLGQFVRIFQGKSLNKYQLVNLTMKKLKDMGANAVGPRRKLIHAIDCVCQPYCFEAL, from the coding sequence ATGGCAAAGACAAAGGCAAGTCGCACAGGAAAAGTTCCTGGTAAAAAAGGTGGTACTTCACATTCTCCAGACTCTGATAATCAGCATGTGGATGGTGATTGGATCATAGTGAAGAAGCAGATAGTCAATATTTTGGTGTCTGCCGCACCTTGTAGCAAAAGAAACTTAATGGCAAGCCCAGGACCAAAAGACATGCATCCTATGCCCCCTGAAACAGCAAGTAATCACATGCAACTACCCATGGAGACATCTACCGTGTATCCTTCAGGAAATGAACCTGAGAATACAAGTTTATTGACCGCCCCAAAGGAGATTTTGGATGTGAGAAGTGGTCCTCCTTCCATACCTAAAGCAACTTCAGTCAAGCAGCCAAGGGTTGTTAACAGAATCAATTCGCAAAATCCACATCAAGTGAGCCTGATGAAGTCACCTAAATTACTGGGATTATCTAATACATCGAAAGCTATTAAGCAGCCTAGAACATTCCTTGCACCAAGAAGATCTTGCAATTTGGTAATTTCTTTAAATCAAGGGCTGAGAGCATCGAACCTTGAGAGAAAGCTTGAACGAGCTGGTGGGCTGACTCAGTGGCTGACATCACTTGGACTAGGCCAGTTTGTTAGAATTTTTCAGGGGAAGAGTCTCAACAAGTATCAGCTGGTAAATTTAACCATGAAGAAGCTCAAGGATATGGGTGCGAATGCGGTGGGCCCTCGCCGGAAGCTCATACATGCCATCGACTGTGTTTGTCAACCATACTGTTTTGAGGCGTTATAG
- the LOC112695916 gene encoding probable E3 ubiquitin-protein ligase BAH1-like, with protein sequence MKFGCLFTEYLQEERELLDEKCAHIEYVRLKKVLKSCQTCKPLHSSSSSSSSPSPSLVSDLPSHQLCQCQSCPVCDQKFFSELMKEASDIVGFFGSRVKHLLDLHVASGMQRYVLRLRQCFKNDRQALAQEGRILIEYIAMNAIAMRKILKKYDKVHSSVNGKNFKSKMHTEHIELLHTPWLIELGAFYLNSSGRDCCELNGVYGHFKCDLNVSDAVMTLILPDSIKLEYNLTCAICLDLVFNPYALGCGHIFCKSCACSAASVMMFQGFKAASPESKCPICREDGVYSKSVRMLELGLLMKRRYNDYWKKRLLSERNNMVKQSKEYWNMQSAYALGLH encoded by the exons ATGAAATTCGGGTGCTTGTTCACGGAGTATCTGCAGGAAGAGAGGGAGTTGTTGGATGAGAAATGCGCGCACATTGAATATGTGAGGTTGAAGAAAGTTCTCAAGAGCTGCCAGACCTGCAAACCATtgcactcttcttcttcttcttcttcttctccttctccttcccttGTTTCTGATCTTCCTAGCCACCAATTGTGCCAATGTCAATCCTGCCCAG TGTGTGATCAGAAGTTCTTCTCAGAGCTGATGAAGGAAGCATCAGACATAGTAGGGTTCTTCGGTTCAAGGGTTAAGCATCTTCTTGATCTTCATGTTGCGTCTGGAATGCAGAGATATGTATTGCGCCTGCGACAGTGCTTTAAAAATGATAGGCAAGCCCTCGCACAAGAAGGGAGAATTTTAATTGAGTACATTGCAATGAATGCTATTGCCATGAGGAAAATACTTAAGAAATATGATAAA GTTCACAGCTCTGTGAATGGAAAGAATTTCAAATCTAAGATGCACACTGAGCACATTGAACTTTTACACACACCTTGGCTAATTGAATTGGGTGCTTTTTATCTGAATTCTAGTGGACGAGATTGTTGTGAACTCAATGGAGTGTATGGTCACTTTAAGTGTGATCTAAATGTTAGTGACGCTGTAATGACGCTGATTCTTCCAGATTCTATCAAGCTCGAGTATAATCTAACTTGCGCAATATGTCTG GATTTAGTTTTCAACCCCTATGCTTTGGGTTGTGGTCATATCTTCTGCAAGTCATGTGCCTGTTCAGCTGCCTCTGTGATGATGTTCCAAGGCTTTAAAGCTGCAAGTCCTGAGTCTAAGTGTCCCATATGCAGAGAG GATGGAGTTTATTCTAAGAGTGTACGCATGTTAGAACTTGGTCTACTAATGAAAAGAAG GTACAATGATTACTGGAAAAAGAGGCTACTTAGCGAACGAAACAACATGGTGAAGCAATCCAAAGAATACTGGAATATGCAGTCTGCATATGCACTTGGATTACACTAG
- the LOC112695917 gene encoding D-lactate dehydrogenase [cytochrome], mitochondrial, which translates to MSNFSSWFSRLRSSSNYFYRTIHNITTHSNATNVLTSHRPRMTWTGSVLPLAVAVCGASFALHPHFNPSLCDASVPSDAINNSFGGKGSTQYAVKGSHTEFPHELLHELKLICQDNLSLDYDERYHHGKPQNSFHKAVNIPDVIVYPRSEEEVSKIVKSCNDYKVPIVPYGGATSIEGHTLSPHGGVCIDMSSMKRVKALHVDDMDVVVEPGIGWMELNEYLEPYGLFFPLDPGPGASIGGMCATRCSGSLAVRYGTMRDNVISLKVVLANGDIVKTASRARKSAAGYDLTRLVIGSEGTLGVVTEVTLRLQKIPQHSVVAMCNFPSVKDAADVAIATMMSGIQVSRVELLDEVQVKAINVANGKNFLECPTLMFEFIGTEAYAREQTQIVRGIVSKHNGSDFVFAEEPEAKKELWKVRKEALWACFAMEPNMEAMISDVCVPLSHLADLISRSKKELDASPLVCTVIAHAGDGNFHTVILFDPSREEHRKEAERLNSFMVHAALSLEGTCTGEHGVGTGKMKYLEEELGVEALRTMKKIKQVLDPNNIMNPGKLIPPHVCL; encoded by the exons ATGTCAAATTTCTCGTCTTGGTTCTCTCGCTTGCGCTCTTCTTCCAACTACTTCTATCGCACTATCCATAATATAACAACTCACTCGAATGCAACCAATGTGCTGACCTCACACCGCCCAAGGATGACGTGGACAGGTTCTGTGCTTCCTCTTGCGGTGGCTGTATGCGGTGCTTCATTTGCGCTTCATCCACACTTCAATCCTTCCTTGTGTGACGCCTCTGTTCCCTCTGATGCCATTAACAACAG CTTTGGGGGCAAAGGTAGCACCCAGTATGCCGTTAAGGGATCACACACAGAATTTCCGCACGAGCTTCTCCACGAGTTGAAACTCATCTGTCAG GATAACTTATCACTTGATTATGATGAAAGATACCACCATGGAAAACCACAAAACAGCTTTCATAAGGCTGTCAATATCCCCGATGTTATCGTTTATCCAAG ATCTGAAGAGGAAGTTTCCAAGATTGTAAAATCATGTAATGACTATAAG GTTCCTATTGTACCTTATGGTGGAGCTACATCAATTGAGGGTCACACCTTATCACCTCACGGAGGGGTTTGCATTGACATGTCATCAATGAAA AGAGTGAAGGCATTACATGTTGATGACATGGATGTTGTTGTTGAGCCTGGAATTGGATGGATGGAACTTAATGAGTATTTGGAACCTTATGGTCTATTTTTTCCACTTGATCCGG GTCCTGGTGCAAGCATTGGAGGCATGTGTGCTACACGCTGCTCTGGGTCTTTAGCTGTGAG ATATGGAACTATGCGTGATAATGTGATCAGTCTCAAG GTAGTTCTTGCCAATGGAGATATTGTGAAGACTGCATCTCGTGCTAGAAAGAGTGCTGCAGG GTATGACCTGACCCGTTTGGTGATTGGAAGTGAAGGAACACTTGGTGTTGTTACAGAAGTAACACTAAGACTTCAGAAAATTCCCCAGCATTCAGTG GTTGCCATGTGCAATTTCCCTTCTGTTAAGGATGCAGCAGATGTTGCTATTGCCACTATGATGTCTGGTATACAG GTGTCAAGAGTTGAGTTATTGGATGAAGTTCAGGTGAAAGCCATCAATGTTGCTAATGGGAAGAATTTCCTTGAATGTCCAACGTTAATGTTTGAATTTATAGGAACAG AGGCATATGCACGTGAGCAAACACAAATTGTTCGGGGAATTGTTTCTAAGCACAATGGATCAGACTTTGTATTCGCGGAAGAACCTGAAGCTAAAAAAGAACTTTGGAAG GTAAGGAAGGAGGCACTTTGGGCTTGTTTTGCAATGGAACCTAATATGGAGGCAATGATTTCG GATGTATGTGTTCCCTTATCTCACCTTGCTGATTTAATTTCAAGGTCAAAAAAGGAGTTGGATGCATCCCCACTGGTTTG CACAGTAATTGCTCATGCTGGGGACGGTAATTTCCACACGGTAATTCTCTTTGACCCTAGCCGAGAAGAACACCGGAAGGAGGCAGAGAGACTCAACAGCTTTATGGTTCATGCTGCTTTGTCATTGGAAG GAACTTGTACCGGTGAACACGGTGTTGGAACTGGGAAAATGAAG TACCTTGAAGAAGAACTGGGAGTGGAAGCATTAAGGACaatgaagaaaataaaacaagTGTTAGATCCCAACAATATCATGAATCCTGGAAAGCTCATCCCTCCCCATGTTTGCTTGTAA